A genomic segment from Aegilops tauschii subsp. strangulata cultivar AL8/78 chromosome 1, Aet v6.0, whole genome shotgun sequence encodes:
- the LOC109753034 gene encoding 5-amino-6-(5-phospho-D-ribitylamino)uracil phosphatase, chloroplastic, producing MESCSFRTATSPSPFPSAPSSSSSPRAPCPSLRFARARNGRQMRMRRMASGFDAFPPLPGKVFVEETIGAEYGEGFETFRMDGPLNIDVDYLNEKLQECFLQRIRHAMKPDEAFGLIFSWDNVIADTDSLKLDAWRQLALEEGKDIPTAAHIQKSILHGAADHVLRKVLYWAKEDDQMERLKARLIELYYESLFKLDTPVEGLREWLDAVRTAGIPCAVASSLDRRCMVEALDRMALSKYFKAIVTDEDDMESIAHRFLSAAVKLDRKPSKCIVFEDDPRGVTAAHNCTMMAVSLIGAHPAYELEQADLAVARYSELSVINLRRMFAHKGLSFMDMQKQIIERSPPKRKLTVDTIF from the exons ATGGAGTCGTGCAGCTTCCGCACCGCCACCTCTCCTTCGCCGTTCCCCTCGGCTCCGTCGTCCTCCTCGTCCCCTCGCGCGCCGTGCCCCAGTCTCCGGTTCGCC AGAGCAAGAAATGGGAGGCAGATGCGGATGCGGAGGATGGcgtcggggtttgatgccttcCCGCCCCTCCCAGGCAAAGTCTTCGTCGAGGAG ACAATTGGAGCTGAATATGGGGAAGGATTTGAGACTTTCAGGATGGACGGACCACTCAATATCGATGTG GATTATCTGAACGAAAAATTGCAAGAATGCTTCCTTCAAAGGATAAGGCATGCTATGAAGCCGGATGAAGCATTTGGTCTAATTTTCTCATGGGACAATGTTATT GCTGACACAGACTCGCTAAAGTTGGATGCTTGGAGACAGCTTGCTTTGGAGGAAG GGAAGGACATCCCTACTGCTGCTCATATCCAAAAGAGTATTCTTCATGGTGCTGCTGACCATGTCCTTAGAAAG GTTTTGTATTGGGCAAAAGAGGATGATCAAATGGAAAGATTGAAGGCACGCCTTATCGAGCTTTACTATGAAAGCCTCTTCAAA CTTGATACCCCAGTAGAAGGATTGAGAGAATGGTTGGATGCAGTTCGGACAGCAGGTATACCCTGCGCAGTGGCATCATCCCTGGATAGGAGATGCATGGTTGAAGCTTTGGACAGGATGGCCTTAAGCAAATACTTCAAG GCTATTGTGACCGATGAGGATGATATGGAGTCAATAGCACATAGGTTTCTCTCAGCTGCTGTTAAG TTGGATCGGAAGCCCTCGAAATGCATAGTGTTTGAGGATGACCCAAGAGGCGTTACAGCTGCTCACAACTGCACTATGATGGCAGTTTCCTTGATTGGTGCTCATCCTGC GTATGAGCTGGAACAAGCGGACCTTGCTGTCGCGAGATACAGTGAGCTCTCGGTGATCAACCTCAGAAGGATGTTTGCACACAAGGGGCTAAGCTTCATGGACATGCAGAAGCAGATAATCGAGCGGTCACCACCCAAGAGGAAGCTGACAGTAGACACCATCTTCTGA